One window of the Salvia splendens isolate huo1 chromosome 1, SspV2, whole genome shotgun sequence genome contains the following:
- the LOC121746939 gene encoding phosphoinositide phosphatase SAC8-like, which translates to MEAEIESNSYGSFKLWSELELEEFADKLVFKSVESPDQGFCINRFDGNIDKLDNDIGEGPSGSPKVSTVYGVAGTIRLLAGTYVMVITSRKEVGNYLGFPVFLVTSMKFISCNEASRNLTNQEKRDEDYFMTLLKTIESTPGLYYSYRTDITLNLQRRCKLAKGWESKPIWKQGDPRFVWNRNLLEELIENKLDEFIIPLLQGSFQTGELKLKDSPAIIKIVSRRCTRRLGTRMWRRGANLEGDAANFIETEQLLEFKDRISSFLQVRGSIPLLWEQIVDLSYKPHLQLINHENTSMVAERHFNDLLKCYGGCIVVDLTDKHGDEGMLSTAYEEEMQKHPNVRYVSFDFHQSCGHGNFDNIQLLYDKISEDFEKQGYFLLDSEGKILAEQEGVVRSNCIDCLDRTNVTQVGVHSYLAQKSLNSQLQRIGAISSTESISMFSEDFEVFKTLWVEHGDEISLEYSGTHALKRDLVRYGKQTLSGIIKDGISALSRYYLNNFQDGVRQDAIDLICGHYTVSRIRPSPLQPKAIDTLSYLPIASALVIGGLAVTSITLNQAGRNAQQYLSSVVCAGLTAGLMAVVKANGRQICSRPRLCGLF; encoded by the exons ATATAGGTGAGGGTCCTTCTGGAAGTCCTAAAGTCTCGACTGTATATGGCGTCGCTGGAACAATTAGGTTGCTTGCAG GTACATATGTGATGGTTATAACTTCTAGGAAGGAAGTTGGAAATTATCTTGGTTTTCCTGTTTTCCTGGTTACATCAATGAAGTTTATATCCTGCAATGAAGCTTCAAGAAACTTAACTAATCAAGAA AAAAGGGATGAAGATTACTTTATGACTCTATTGAAGACAATTGAATCAACTCCTGGCTTGTATTATTCTTATAGAACTGATATAACACTGAA CTTGCAGAGAAGATGCAAGTTGGCAAAAGGATGGGAGAGTAAGCCAATTTGGAAGCAG GGTGACCCACGATTTGTTTGGAATCGGAATTTATTAGAGGAGCTTATTGAGAATAAg CTTGATGAATTCATCATCCCTTTATTACAAGGAA GCTTTCAGACTGGAGAACTGAAGCTAAAAGATTCTCCTGCTATTATTAAAATAGTTTCACGAAGGTGTACGAGGCGCTTAG GAACAAGAATGTGGAGACGAGGAGCCAATTTAGAAGGGGATGCTGCTAATTTTATAGAAACCGAGCAGCTGCTGGAATTCAAAGATCGTATATCTTCTTTTCTGCAG GTTAGGGGCTCAATTCCACTTCTATGGGAGCAAATTGTTGATTTGAGCTACAAACCACATCTTCAACTAATTAATCATGAAAATACA TCTATGGTTGCCGAACGGCATTTCAATGATCTATTGAAATGTTATGGAGGGTGTATTGTGGTTGACTTGACAGATAAG CATGGAGATGAAGGTATGTTAAGTACAGCTTATGAAGAAGAAATGCAAAAACATCCAAATGTGAG GTATGTCTCATTTGACTTCCACCAGTCATGTGGCCATGGAAACTTTGATAATATCCAACTTCTGTACGACAAAATTTCTGAAGACTTTGAGAAGCAAGG ATACTTCCTTTTAGATTCTGAAGGAAAGATTCTAGCAGAACAGGAGGGAGTGGTTAGGTCGAACTGCATTGATTGCCTTGATAGGACAAATGTAACACAGGTTGGAG TGCATAGCTACCTTGCACAAAAATCTTTGAATTCACAGCTACAGAGAATTGGTGCCATTTCTTCAACTGAAAGCATTTCAATGTTCAGTGAAGATTTTGAAGTTTTTAAGACCT TATGGGTAGAGCACGGGGATGAGATAAGCCTAGAGTACTCTGGAACTCATGCTTTAAAGCGGGACCTGGTAAG GTATGGAAAACAGACATTGTCTGGTATTATTAAAGATGGGATAAGTGCCCTGTCAAGATATTACTTAAATAATTTTCAAGATGGGGTTCGGCAG GATGCTATCGATCTTATCTGTGGTCACTATACCGTGAGCAGAATTAGACCCTCTCCGCTCCAGCCTAAAGCAATTGATACCCTCTCA TACCTTCCCATTGCATCTGCTTTAGTAATTGGAGGCTTGGCTGTGACGTCAATCACATTAAATCAAG CAGGTCGAAATGCACAGCAGTATCTATCTTCTGTGGTCTGCGCTGGGCTAACTGCTGGATTGATGGCTGTTGTTAAGGCCAATGGGAGGCAAATATGTTCGAGGCCTCGCTTGTGTGGTCTGTTTTAG
- the LOC121746930 gene encoding acyl-coenzyme A oxidase 4, peroxisomal-like, with product MKVPAARAQEDMNKEAKSAYFDLPALDVSVSFPQATPASAFPPSVSDYYQFDDLLTAEEQAVRKRVRECMEKEVAPIMAKYWEKAEFPFEVVPKLGALRVAGGSIKGYGCPNLSITANAIATAELARVDASCSTFVLVHSSLAMLTIGLCGSEAQKQKYLPSLAELKTIACWGLTEPDYGSDASALRTTARKVEGGWILDGQKRWIGNSTFADILVIFARNTATNQINGFIVKKDAPGLQATKIENKIGLRIVQNGDILLEKVFVPDEDRLSGVNSFQDTSKVLAVSRVMVAWQPIGISMGVYDICHRYLKERKQFGAPLAAFQINQQKLVRMLSNIQAMFLVGWRLCKLYESGKMTPGQASMGKSWISLKARETVSLGRELLGGNGILTDFLVAKAFCDLEPIYTYEGTYDINTLVTGREITGIASFRPAASSNRSRL from the exons ATGAAAGTTCCAGCTGCCAGAGCTCAAG AAGATATGAACAAAGAGGCGAAGAGCGCGTATTTTGATTTGCCAGCGTTGGATGTTTCCGTCTCATTTCCTCAAGCAACTCCAGCTTCGGCCTTTCCTCCCAGCG TTTCGGATTATTATCAatttgatgatctattgactGCCGAGGAGCAAGCTGTGAGGAAGAGAGTGCGAGAGTGCATGGAGAAAGAAGTTGCTCCGATAATGGCAAAG TATTGGGAGAAGGCAGAATTTCCATTTGAAGTGGTTCCGAAGCTTGGTGCGCTGCGTGTAGCCGGTGGCAGTATCAAG GGCTATGGTTGTCCCAACCTCTCCATAACTGCGAATGCCATTGCTACAGCAGAACTGGCAAGAGTTGATGCTAGCTGTTCGACGTTCGTATTGGTGCATTCCTCCTTGGCAATGCTGACAATTG GACTTTGTGGATCAGAAGCACAAAAGCAGAAATATCTACCATCCCTTGCAGAACTGAAGACAATAGCGTGCTGG GGGCTAACTGAACCTGATTATGGTAGTGATGCAAGTGCTCTGAGAACAACTGCAAGAAAG GTCGAGGGTGGTTGGATACTTGATGGCCAAAAGCGGTGGATAGGGAATAGTACTTTTGCAGATATTTTAGTTATCTTTGCTAGAAACACTGCTACGAATCAGATTAATGG ATTCATCGTGAAGAAGGATGCTCCGGGTTTACAAGCgaccaaaatagaaaacaaaattgGCCTAAGAATTGTACAAAACGGTGATATTTTACTGGAAAAAGTTTTTGTACCTGATGAAGACAGGCTTTCCGGAGTTAATTCATTTCAAGATACAAGCAAG GTGCTTGCTGTTTCTCGTGTCATGGTTGCTTGGCAGCCAATTGGCATATCGATGGGTGTGTATGACATTTGTCACAG GTACCTGAAGGAGAGGAAGCAATTTGGTGCTCCATTGGCAGCTTTCCAGATCAACCAACAGAAATTAGTTCGCATGTTAAGTAATATTCAAGCAATGTTTCTCGTTGGTTGGAGGCTGTGCAAGCTGTACGAGAGTGGTAAAATGACTCCTGGTCAAGCTAGCATGGGCAAG TCATGGATTTCCTTGAAGGCAAGAGAAACTGTTTCTCTTGGGCGGGAATTACTTGGTGGCAATGGGATTTTAACCGATTTTCTTGTTGCAAAG GCGTTCTGCGATTTGGAGCCCATATATACATATGAAGGCACTTACGACATCAACACCCTTGTAACGGGCAGAGAGATCACAGGAATCGCCAGTTTCAGGCCAGCAGCATCGAGCAACCGGAGTCGTCTGTGA